The following are encoded together in the Legionellales bacterium genome:
- the ettA gene encoding energy-dependent translational throttle protein EttA, producing MAQYICSMHRVGKVVPGGKVILKDISLSFFHGAKIGVLGLNGSGKSTLLRIMSGIDKAIEGDFQLQKDIRVGYLAQEPELDPEKTVRASVEEGVAESMALLKRFNEISMRFAEPLDDQEMNDLLEEQGRLQNEIDAINGWELERKLEIAADALRLPAWDMLIKNLSGGQKRRVALCRLLLSNPDMLLLDEPTNHLDAESVGWLERYLHDFPGTVIAVTHDRYFLDNVAGWILELDRGHGIPFEGNYSSWLIQKEQRLQQEEKQQDARLKTIEKELEWVRSNPKGRHSKNKARLQRFEELNSQDFQKRNETQSLYIPPGPRLGDVVIEFNGISKSFGDQLLMENLSFSVPPGAIVGIIGANGAGKTTLFRLIVDQEKPDNGSIRIGDTVKLAYVDQQRDALNPKNTVWEEISDKQDIMRIGNYETQSRSYVGKFNFKGGDQQKRVGDLSGGERNRVHLAKLLKSAGNVLLLDEPTNDLDVETLRALEEALLTFPGSAFIISHDRWFLDRICTHILAFEDDGTITWWTGTYTEYEADRVKRLGEAALQPKRKRYINIPAH from the coding sequence ATGGCACAGTATATTTGTAGCATGCATCGCGTGGGTAAAGTGGTTCCTGGTGGTAAAGTGATTTTAAAAGATATTTCTTTATCTTTTTTTCATGGCGCCAAAATTGGTGTATTAGGTTTAAATGGATCAGGAAAATCCACCTTATTACGCATCATGAGTGGAATTGATAAAGCCATTGAAGGGGATTTTCAATTACAAAAAGATATTCGAGTAGGATATCTTGCGCAAGAACCCGAATTAGATCCCGAAAAAACCGTGCGTGCTAGTGTGGAAGAAGGTGTGGCAGAGAGCATGGCATTGTTGAAACGCTTTAATGAAATTAGTATGCGTTTTGCTGAACCCTTAGATGATCAAGAAATGAATGATTTATTGGAAGAACAAGGTCGTTTGCAAAATGAAATTGATGCCATCAATGGCTGGGAATTAGAGCGCAAATTAGAAATTGCTGCCGATGCCTTGCGCTTACCTGCTTGGGATATGCTCATCAAAAATTTATCCGGCGGACAAAAACGTCGCGTCGCCTTATGCCGTTTATTATTATCCAATCCCGATATGTTATTGCTCGATGAACCCACTAACCATTTAGATGCCGAAAGTGTGGGTTGGCTTGAACGCTATTTGCATGATTTTCCAGGCACTGTTATTGCGGTAACCCACGATCGTTATTTTCTAGATAATGTCGCGGGTTGGATTTTAGAACTCGACCGAGGACATGGCATTCCCTTCGAAGGCAATTATTCTTCTTGGCTCATTCAAAAAGAACAACGTTTGCAACAAGAAGAAAAACAACAAGACGCCCGTTTAAAAACCATTGAAAAAGAATTGGAATGGGTAAGAAGTAATCCGAAAGGCCGTCACAGTAAAAATAAAGCGCGCTTACAACGGTTCGAAGAATTAAACAGTCAAGATTTTCAAAAACGCAATGAAACACAATCTTTATATATTCCACCAGGCCCACGTTTGGGTGATGTGGTGATTGAATTCAATGGTATTAGCAAATCCTTTGGCGATCAGCTGTTAATGGAAAATTTATCGTTTAGCGTACCGCCTGGCGCCATTGTTGGAATTATTGGGGCAAATGGTGCGGGAAAAACCACGTTATTTCGCTTAATTGTCGACCAGGAAAAACCTGATAATGGCTCCATTCGCATTGGTGATACGGTAAAATTAGCGTATGTGGATCAACAGCGTGATGCGCTTAACCCTAAAAATACCGTGTGGGAAGAAATTTCTGATAAACAAGATATTATGCGCATTGGTAATTATGAAACGCAATCGCGTTCTTATGTGGGCAAATTTAATTTTAAAGGTGGCGATCAACAAAAACGGGTTGGCGATTTATCGGGCGGTGAACGTAATCGCGTGCATTTAGCAAAATTATTAAAAAGTGCAGGCAACGTTTTATTATTAGACGAGCCCACCAATGATTTAGACGTTGAAACGCTGCGCGCGCTAGAAGAAGCCTTGCTCACGTTTCCTGGTAGCGCCTTTATTATTTCGCACGATCGTTGGTTTTTAGATCGTATTTGCACGCATATTTTGGCCTTTGAAGATGACGGCACTATCACGTGGTGGACCGGCACTTATACTGAGTATGAAGCCGATCGGGTAAAACGCTTAGGTGAAGCGGCGTTGCAACCCAAACGTAAACGGTATATCAACATTCCTGCGCATTAA
- a CDS encoding ATP-binding protein, producing the protein MMIKPRRYFPLGKAYGEAFCNRSQELKELISNIENGKHTFLAAPRRYGKSSLCEKALIVSELPFSKIDLHVATTEKELERCIVKGIIDLIGSTISVIDKAIQNLKHTFKNLKPKLSLEKSGFKIEFEVENEASTPEVLREIIIVLDKLLITKNKHAILLIDEFQRVMEIAPNMGVEGGIRSAAQETQNLAIIFSGSNRHMIESIFQDEGRPLYKLCRKIKLNRIAEEHYNIHLNKIAKLMWKSSLPESTFFKIMELTERHPYYVNYLCDYLWMEHVNLPNEKNVEAVWEKIVDEERSDLLKDYFNLPENPKKLLKFLALHPDENIYSLDASMKMSMPTTSVSNALRKLLDDDMIEAIPNKKFRVINPAYKLLLRG; encoded by the coding sequence ATGATGATTAAGCCCAGACGTTATTTTCCTTTAGGTAAAGCTTATGGCGAGGCCTTTTGCAATCGCAGCCAAGAATTGAAGGAGTTAATCAGTAATATTGAAAATGGGAAACACACCTTTCTTGCCGCTCCTAGACGGTATGGAAAAAGCAGCTTATGTGAAAAAGCATTAATTGTATCAGAGCTGCCATTTAGCAAAATTGACTTACATGTTGCGACGACAGAAAAAGAACTCGAGCGTTGTATAGTAAAAGGTATTATTGATTTAATCGGTTCTACTATCAGCGTGATCGATAAAGCAATACAAAATTTAAAACATACATTTAAAAATTTAAAGCCTAAACTTTCTTTAGAAAAAAGCGGATTTAAAATAGAGTTTGAAGTTGAAAACGAAGCCTCTACTCCCGAAGTATTGCGCGAAATTATTATCGTGCTTGATAAATTGCTGATCACTAAAAATAAACACGCCATTTTATTAATCGATGAATTTCAGCGAGTCATGGAAATTGCACCCAATATGGGTGTAGAGGGAGGCATTCGCAGTGCTGCCCAAGAAACGCAAAATCTGGCTATTATTTTTTCGGGTAGCAACCGGCATATGATTGAAAGTATTTTTCAAGATGAAGGGCGGCCTCTTTATAAACTATGTCGAAAAATTAAATTAAACCGTATCGCCGAAGAGCACTATAATATCCATTTAAATAAAATTGCCAAATTAATGTGGAAAAGCTCATTGCCAGAGTCAACTTTTTTCAAAATAATGGAGCTTACCGAACGTCACCCCTATTATGTTAATTATCTTTGTGATTATTTATGGATGGAACATGTTAATTTGCCTAATGAGAAAAATGTCGAAGCAGTTTGGGAAAAAATTGTTGATGAAGAACGTAGTGATTTGTTAAAAGACTATTTTAATTTACCTGAAAATCCGAAAAAATTATTAAAATTTTTAGCGCTTCATCCCGATGAAAATATTTACAGTTTAGATGCTTCCATGAAAATGTCGATGCCCACTACCTCGGTCAGTAATGCGCTGAGAAAATTATTGGATGACGATATGATTGAAGCCATTCCTAACAAAAAATTTCGCGTGATTAATCCGGCGTATAAATTGTTGTTAAGAGGATAA